A single Garra rufa chromosome 9, GarRuf1.0, whole genome shotgun sequence DNA region contains:
- the LOC141343434 gene encoding serine/threonine-protein kinase pim-3-like, translating into MPYIRVPDHPAAIPMEIGLTLMANKSPRSPQIIKLLDWEDNEDHYIMVMERPMPCMDLKSFVKLHGESLDEGKARNVMRQVIKAANVCVKRGVFHRDIKMENLLVNQDTLEVKLIDFGCGVQMKKFGYEVFSGTKAFCPPEVTMNGRYHTKPTTVWSLGILQFMIVCGYYPTDYDLDLISKRRWTRPGLSQECCQMISSCLQSDPHQRIDLEKMHLHDWFQ; encoded by the exons ATGCCATACATCAGAGTG ccTGATCATCCAGCAGCCATACCCATGGAGATAGGCTTGACACTCATGGCTAATAAGAGCCCCAGAAGTCCTCAGATTATAAAACTTCTGGACTGGGAGGACAACGAAGACCACTACATTATGGTCATGGAGCGACCCATGCCCTGCATGGATTTAAAAAGTTTTGTGAAGCTCCACGGAGAAAGTCTCGATGAGGGGAAGGCACGAAATGTTATGCGGCAGGTAATCAAAGCCGCTAACGTTTGCGTCAAGCGTGGTGTCTTTCATCGGGACATAAAGATGGAGAACCTTCTGGTGAACCAGGACACCTTGGAGGTGAAATTAATTGATTTCGGGTGTGGTGTGCAAATGAAGAAATTTGGCTACGAAGTCTTCAGTG GCACAAAAGCATTCTGTCCACCAGAGGTCACCATGAACGGCAGATACCACACAAAGCCGACAACAGTGTGGTCGCTAGGGATCCTCCAATTTATGATAGTGTGCGGATATTATCCCACTGATTACGACCTGGATCTGATCAGTAAGAGGAGATGGACCAGACCTGGCCTTTCACAAG AATGCTGCCAGATGATTTCTTCATGTCTGCAATCTGATCCACACCAGAGGATCGATCTGGAGAAAATGCATCTCCATGACTGGTTTCAGTAA